A single genomic interval of Spinacia oleracea cultivar Varoflay chromosome 6, BTI_SOV_V1, whole genome shotgun sequence harbors:
- the LOC130463248 gene encoding meiosis-specific protein ASY3-like: MWSSDVNDIAVMMLTLLISVLLCILQKVHLERGNSGDVLTECLDEIPEDGTDGLARVVSLLGLELEKVKTKMMSVTNKKCSEILVSAAEEIHSQLQNVESQIQTDLVKLTSLKTSKRKHLETRLEGLHSEDCALCEEFDVVREQWAKFFTNKYLLLALARLIELV, encoded by the exons ATGTGGTCTTCCGACGTAAACGACATAGCAGTCATGATGTTGACTCTACTGATATCAGTCCTACTTTGTATACTCCAGAAGGTACACCTCG AAAGGGGCAATTCTGGTGATGTGTTAACGGAATGCTTGGATGAAATTCCAGAGGACGGAACCGACGGATTGGCCAG AGTGGTTTCGTTGTTAGGCTTGGAGTTAGAAAAGGTTAAAACCAAAATGATGTCAGTGACAAACAAAAAATGCTCAGAAATACTGGTGTCTGCTGCCGAAGAAATTCATTCACAGCTGCAGAATGTTGAGTCTCAGATTCAGACAGATTT AGTGAAACTAACAAGCCTCAAGACATCTAAAAGGAAACATCTGGAGACAAGGCTTGAAG gtctacactccgaggattgcgccttatgcgaggaatttgatgtggttcgtgagcaatgggctaagttttttaccaacaagtatttattattggctttagcgcgcttgatcgagttggtttag